The genome window TTTGTCGTTTAATGCCGCCCTTCTACTTTTCTCTGTGACCTTTAAAGATGTAAaagcagtttttaaaaaatgaacggtaataaaaaatgctagcaaaatctctatttttaaaagcaatcttagtattgacacatgaagtcgatgcacaatttgtcttcacgggccacataaaatgacgcGGCGGGCCGTagctggcccccgggccttgtgtttgacatCTATGTTTTAAAGAGgctctttattttgtgtcCAACTTGTAAATAAAACCAGGACAGTCTCCAAACAGCAGTAGCAGTTACGCTCCTCGTCAGTTGGGCTGCCAGTTTGGGTCAAAActtaaatatttcataaagCCTCCCGAGTCGATTCGTGTTAGCCTGTACCGAGTTTTTCCCGAAACTCTTTCTCTGCATTGTCATCCCTCGCCGTGACAGTTGTGCACTGTCTGCGATGTTCTTTCTCTTTGGCTTAGACTCCGGCTCGGAAAGCACACACGAGGCAAACAAGTGGCGGATTAAGAAAAAATCTTGAATAATGACTTTTGCCTGGAGTTAAGCCTGAGCATTTTTAGGAGGTGCATAAAAGCAGATGAACAAAAGGGGAAGCAATTCTTTATGTCTTTCATTCTCGACTCCAAAAATGTATTGATGTTACATCCGCAAGTGCAAAAGTATTTGTACATAGGTACAAATATAGTCATAATTAAAGCCATTGTGCTTGTCAATCCAAAATGACATaccagaaataaaaacagatcaTTGTGTTTCTCTCGCAGCGTGGCCGTGGGCGTGGGTTTCTACGGCAACAGCGAAACCAACGACGGCATCTACCAGCTGACGTACTCGCTGTACAACGCCAACAACACGCTGGGCGGCGTGGACAACTTGGTAGGTGCAGCGTAGCGCTCAAGTGTTAGCCGTAGCCATTTTTCTCCAAAAGAGAACTTGAAAGAACCAAAACCCACcgacccccccgcccccttttccttttttttttttatcaatggagcaaaagcacaaaacagCTTGTGTGAACTTCACCCGGCGCATAATTGGATGTGACGTTCTTTATTTGGGAATCCCATGCTCGGTGCTTCCCTGAAGGGACGGCATCGCACGCACGCGGTCCATAGACTGTTAAGAAGTTCTTCTCGAGCGAGACAAAGAGCCCAGTGTGCCGCGGTCCCCCCCAGGAAACAAGAGGGGGACCGAGGCCGGACTTCTTTGTAGACCTGCTATGAAGGAGGCAAGACCTTGATTGGCCACAGTCTGGAAGATATGCTGATGATGTGTTGATGAAGtgaaggtgggggggggagcatCCTtggaaaattagaaaaaaatcagCCCAGTTTCATGGATTGACTTGACGTTTCGACTTTCTTTatcttctttgtttgtttacggCTTCTAGAGATAAAAATCACTCCCCCTAAATTGCTTTGCGCCCGGACCTGACACGCTGCCAATTATTGCTTCAATCACCACGTTCGGATGAAATCCACTGGGAAACTTGGATCCATCTGCGAGAATACGCTTGTTGCTCTCCCTGTTTGTAATTATTTGCAATCGGACCGGCAACTATGACTGATTTGTGAACTTCGTTTCTTTTCGGGGCGGCGGAGGTATTATGGACCAGGCCggtataaatataaatataaaatcgTTAAACCGttataaatgcaaatacaaaataaatacatttatgttTACGTTTAAGCATGTGCTTCAGACTTTCACCACGAGAGGGCGACAACGCAATTCAAAACATCAGCCCACTATTAATTGACATGGTTTCGCAGTCCAGTGTTTGCCCCCCAGCATGGCTCTTAAGAAAGTGAGCGCTGAGAAGAACgaccatttgtgttcatttatattgacatatatttattttataattacaCGATGAGAATAGCAAGAAATACCTCACACAACAATACGAGCGGCCTTTCCATTCGGCGCTAAGCACCCACAGCTGAAGGGGAGCGTTAAGTAGCCCTTTTTAATTATCGCGTCTCGCCGTTTCCTCGTAAACAAGCGCTCCCTCCAAGCAAAGTCAGGCGTAATAATTAAAGTCCGGAAAGCGCTTGGGTCGAGTAAATTTGGTAATTTGCCGTCCTCCTTGAAAGGGTCATTAGCCGCCGGCACATGCCGGTAAACATCATATCAATCTCACCGCTGCTACATGTGGCCGGATAATGATGtctggtgaagcagcatgtggctccAGGCGTGGACCATCCATCTTAtcgtgatgttttttttttttttacgtcgtGAGCTGCAGGTGAGCACCACCATGAGCAACATGAAGAGCGGGCTACAACAGCACCTGGCCCGGCTGGACGAGATCTTCGCCACGCGCGGCGACTACGTGCAGACGCTGCAGTTCATGCAGCAGATGGCCGACAACGTCATCAAGCAGCTGGTGGGCCTGCCGGATTGGACCCAGGCCGACATGGACCTGGCGTCCGTGGCCAAACTGTCATCCAGCGTTGAGTACTACAGGTGGCTGGCCTACCTGCTGCTCCTCATCCTTGACCTCATCATCTGCTTGCTAGCTTGTCTGGGACTCGCCAAGCAGTCTCGCTGGCTGCTCACCACGTGAGTCCAACACTAGCCTAGAACTCGGATGGGCGAGTACCAGTATTGGGTTGATACCGGTATTGGGTACTTATAGAAACCGCCGATAccacttttgttgtttatagTCTCCATCACTGTAGACAGAGGCAGCTAGCTTACACTCTTCACTTAGCCTCTAGTTAGCAGCGTGCGTAGCCGAGTCACCGATGCGCAGCGCTCGCTTCCTTTGGGGAGAGAGTTCACAAGGGCGTGAAATCCACCGGAACGTCCGTCCATCCAGCCACGCATCCCCCTGTCGCCCTCAATCGCTCAGCTACGCACGGCCTACTAACCACAACACAAACCGGCGCCACCCCACGTTTATCTCCAAGCCCCTTCGTCAAGGGATGAATTCAAACAAAGCACTCTCCAGCGAGCATCACCCAATTCCTCCTCAACAGTATCATTAGCACTACATTGACCTCGAGTTATCCTCCGACGGACTCGGGCTTCCTGTTTTAATGGGTCTTTCACTTACAATGAGCTCATCGTTTGTCCTTGAGGGTGCAGAGAACAGCtgcatttctctttttttttattattattatcacaaCTGGCTAGTGACATCAGTGTTTCACCGCCACAGGAAATGACACTTGATTTGCTTTTGGTGGCCAAGTGCCAAATCTGAGCTTGATCTTGTAGATTTTTCTTCACTCTcatcattttctcatttttgctagcttcgtTAGTCCGTCCTACCTCGCTTTGAATCTATATATGTGTTTGAATGTCCCATCAGGATGATGCTGTCCGGGGTGCTGACGTTGATACTCAGCTGGGCCTCGCTCGGAGCCGAATTGGCCGCCGCCGTGGTGAGTTTGCCCGGCATGCCATCTGTTTgaagtttatttattaattttttaaaaaatgcaaatggttTGACTGCTACTATTAACTGGTGCCTGCGGGCAAATGCGGGATCCACGCGTAACCACGGAAACGAGGCGCAAGAGATGAGAAAAGGTCTCGTCGGTTGAAGCGTGCACGTTTAGCGCAGCCGGCCACGTCCCCATGGGAGCGTGCTTATCTAGTCGACGTGCTAATTATCGCTTTGCATGCTAGTCATGTAGCATCGTAAGTAAGTGTCCATCCgaatacatttttgaaaacatgcaaagtTGAGTAGAGGCTTTCAGTTTTGAGCGcatttgacattatttttagGGCACGAGCGACTTTTGCGTGGCGCCCGACAAGTTCATCATGAGTCAAATCAAAGGCGTCGTCGGCACAGGTACGGATAAAAATAACGCCGAGACACCACCGGCTGCAAAACCTCAACTCGATAATGCTGACTCGTCATTTTGTTGCAGAAATCGTTCATTACTACATTTACTGCAACCAGACGCTGACCAACCCTTACCAGCAGGTACGCATCATAATAGTTCatatatgattattatttttaaacaaatactcTGTCTTGTTTGCAGCCTCTGACACTTTTCCAGAGATCTCTGACCACCATGCAGATCCAGATCCAGGGTTTACTGCAGTTTGCCGTGCCGCTCTTCCCCACAGCGGAggtaacacacacagacacacacagaggaacacacacgcgtgcacatTTGGCATCAGCAGTGATGTTTTCCACCGCAGAGAGACCTCGTGGGCATCCAGCGTGTTCTCAACTCGTCCGAGGCCAGCCTGCACCAGCTGACAGCGTTGTTGGACTGCAGGGGGCTCAACAAGGTGCAACCATGCGAAAAACAAGGAGGGAGGGTAGCGCGGCAAACGTAACGGCACGATGTGATTGCAGGACTACCTAGACGCCATGGTGGGCGTGTGTTATGATGGCGTGGAGGGCGTGCTCTACCTGTGCCTCTTCTCCGTGCTGACGGCTTGTGCCTTCACCATCATGCTCTGCGCCATCCCCAGAGCGTGGAGACAGATTGCAAATAGGTCAGCGTGATGTCCAAAGGTCAACGAGGTCAACATAGCAATAACGGCTGTAGAAATAATCCACCCCATCGCCCTCAGCGAGCAAGACTACGACGACATGGACGAGGAGGACCCCTTCAACCCGCGGCGTAACCGAATGGGCTCGCAGAACCGGAACCACACCACCGTGCACAGCTTCTGCAGCTATAGCAGCAGCATGGGCAGCCAGAACAGCctgcagccccccgcccccccgctGTCCGGAACCCCCATGGGCGACTACATGTGAGCACGTCCGAACCGttgatgatgttgatgttcTTTGATTTGgtgtttttccccctcaggAACCAGACGGCTCTGTTCGGTGGGAATCCTCGCTTTGAGAACGTTCCTCTGATTGGACGAGGCTCGCCGCCACCCTCGGTAAGTCGGGTCCCTTTTTCCGTGCAAGCGGACGCTTGCAGATGGAGCGGAGGGGAA of Syngnathus acus chromosome 19, fSynAcu1.2, whole genome shotgun sequence contains these proteins:
- the ttyh2 gene encoding protein tweety homolog 2 isoform X3 — protein: MSSARVDYIAPWWTYWLHNFPHVNLRLQSVDNSFKPDDQNYQQSLLFLGCVAATALGVNLLCLAVYLSCLCCRRKDDDGGDEDTKKPTSCCVTWSAVAAGLLTCVAVGVGFYGNSETNDGIYQLTYSLYNANNTLGGVDNLLQVSTTMSNMKSGLQQHLARLDEIFATRGDYVQTLQFMQQMADNVIKQLVGLPDWTQADMDLASVAKLSSSVEYYRWLAYLLLLILDLIICLLACLGLAKQSRWLLTTMMLSGVLTLILSWASLGAELAAAVGTSDFCVAPDKFIMSQIKGVVGTEIVHYYIYCNQTLTNPYQQPLTLFQRSLTTMQIQIQGLLQFAVPLFPTAERDLVGIQRVLNSSEASLHQLTALLDCRGLNKDYLDAMVGVCYDGVEGVLYLCLFSVLTACAFTIMLCAIPRAWRQIANSEQDYDDMDEEDPFNPRRNRMGSQNRNHTTVHSFCSYSSSMGSQNSLQPPAPPLSGTPMGDYMNQTALFGGNPRFENVPLIGRGSPPPSYSPSMRATYLSMTEEQRRHFGNDFQM
- the ttyh2 gene encoding protein tweety homolog 2 isoform X1; translated protein: MSSARVDYIAPWWTYWLHNFPHVNLRLQSVDNSFKPDDQNYQQSLLFLGCVAATALGVNLLCLAVYLSCLCCRRKDDDGGDEDTKKPTSCCVTWSAVAAGLLTCVAVGVGFYGNSETNDGIYQLTYSLYNANNTLGGVDNLLQVSTTMSNMKSGLQQHLARLDEIFATRGDYVQTLQFMQQMADNVIKQLVGLPDWTQADMDLASVAKLSSSVEYYRWLAYLLLLILDLIICLLACLGLAKQSRWLLTTMMLSGVLTLILSWASLGAELAAAVGTSDFCVAPDKFIMSQIKGVVGTEIVHYYIYCNQTLTNPYQQPLTLFQRSLTTMQIQIQGLLQFAVPLFPTAERDLVGIQRVLNSSEASLHQLTALLDCRGLNKDYLDAMVGVCYDGVEGVLYLCLFSVLTACAFTIMLCAIPRAWRQIANSEQDYDDMDEEDPFNPRRNRMGSQNRNHTTVHSFCSYSSSMGSQNSLQPPAPPLSGTPMGDYMNQTALFGGNPRFENVPLIGRGSPPPSIYSQPCRVRYSPSMRATYLSMTEEQRRHFGNDFQM
- the ttyh2 gene encoding protein tweety homolog 2 isoform X2, which encodes MSSARVDYIAPWWTYWLHNFPHVNLRLQSVDNSFKPDDQNYQQSLLFLGCVAATALGVNLLCLAVYLSCLCCRRKDDDGGDEDTKKPTSCCVTWSAVAAGLLTCVAVGVGFYGNSETNDGIYQLTYSLYNANNTLGGVDNLVSTTMSNMKSGLQQHLARLDEIFATRGDYVQTLQFMQQMADNVIKQLVGLPDWTQADMDLASVAKLSSSVEYYRWLAYLLLLILDLIICLLACLGLAKQSRWLLTTMMLSGVLTLILSWASLGAELAAAVGTSDFCVAPDKFIMSQIKGVVGTEIVHYYIYCNQTLTNPYQQPLTLFQRSLTTMQIQIQGLLQFAVPLFPTAERDLVGIQRVLNSSEASLHQLTALLDCRGLNKDYLDAMVGVCYDGVEGVLYLCLFSVLTACAFTIMLCAIPRAWRQIANSEQDYDDMDEEDPFNPRRNRMGSQNRNHTTVHSFCSYSSSMGSQNSLQPPAPPLSGTPMGDYMNQTALFGGNPRFENVPLIGRGSPPPSIYSQPCRVRYSPSMRATYLSMTEEQRRHFGNDFQM
- the ttyh2 gene encoding protein tweety homolog 2 isoform X4, whose protein sequence is MSSARVDYIAPWWTYWLHNFPHVNLRLQSVDNSFKPDDQNYQQSLLFLGCVAATALGVNLLCLAVYLSCLCCRRKDDDGGDEDTKKPTSCCVTWSAVAAGLLTCVAVGVGFYGNSETNDGIYQLTYSLYNANNTLGGVDNLVSTTMSNMKSGLQQHLARLDEIFATRGDYVQTLQFMQQMADNVIKQLVGLPDWTQADMDLASVAKLSSSVEYYRWLAYLLLLILDLIICLLACLGLAKQSRWLLTTMMLSGVLTLILSWASLGAELAAAVGTSDFCVAPDKFIMSQIKGVVGTEIVHYYIYCNQTLTNPYQQPLTLFQRSLTTMQIQIQGLLQFAVPLFPTAERDLVGIQRVLNSSEASLHQLTALLDCRGLNKDYLDAMVGVCYDGVEGVLYLCLFSVLTACAFTIMLCAIPRAWRQIANSEQDYDDMDEEDPFNPRRNRMGSQNRNHTTVHSFCSYSSSMGSQNSLQPPAPPLSGTPMGDYMNQTALFGGNPRFENVPLIGRGSPPPSYSPSMRATYLSMTEEQRRHFGNDFQM